The following proteins are encoded in a genomic region of Candidatus Hydrogenedens sp.:
- a CDS encoding glucosamine-6-phosphate isomerase produces MNLLDTLKGSLLEQFFPKGWDLKKIEKCCANPPSKVLERQKWWHKNFEPVICETLEEFNVKIGHRIAYEICAGKEEGKQVILILPVGPMGMYKWVVYFLQEWGVDCKHVWGFNMDEWSDKNGNTLPPKSAGAFQNAMEDAFYGPLGKLTVPEKQRFFATKKLLPQYPEKIGELKNNGAKLILVFGIGRVFHIAFWEPHFAEEFKSVEEWKKQDYRLGAQLHPLTIEQNAITSFKSRTTLVPCFANTIGPGIFLKADKIIGGADGTLGRGMMWQGMSLWVTLRYGPNIWVPSSFMPTLPGNLFFLKELAGPLNPECN; encoded by the coding sequence CTTGAACAATTCTTTCCCAAAGGATGGGACTTGAAAAAAATTGAAAAATGCTGTGCAAATCCACCATCAAAAGTATTAGAACGGCAAAAATGGTGGCATAAGAATTTTGAACCTGTAATTTGCGAAACTCTGGAAGAATTCAATGTAAAGATTGGTCATAGGATTGCCTATGAAATATGCGCCGGCAAGGAAGAGGGCAAACAGGTTATTCTAATCCTCCCTGTAGGTCCTATGGGAATGTATAAATGGGTTGTATATTTCCTTCAAGAATGGGGGGTGGATTGCAAACATGTGTGGGGATTTAATATGGATGAATGGAGTGATAAGAACGGGAATACCTTGCCACCGAAATCTGCAGGGGCTTTTCAGAATGCCATGGAAGATGCATTTTATGGGCCTCTGGGGAAATTAACAGTACCCGAAAAACAGCGCTTTTTTGCTACAAAAAAACTGTTGCCTCAATACCCGGAAAAGATAGGTGAATTGAAAAATAATGGTGCCAAACTTATTCTCGTTTTTGGCATTGGTCGAGTATTCCATATCGCTTTCTGGGAACCTCATTTTGCGGAGGAATTTAAATCTGTAGAAGAATGGAAAAAACAGGATTATCGGCTCGGAGCCCAATTGCATCCGTTAACTATTGAACAAAATGCAATCACCAGTTTCAAAAGCAGAACAACATTAGTTCCCTGTTTTGCAAATACAATTGGTCCGGGTATTTTTCTGAAAGCAGATAAAATTATTGGCGGCGCCGATGGAACATTAGGTAGAGGTATGATGTGGCAGGGCATGAGCCTCTGGGTTACATTGCGATATGGTCCGAATATTTGGGTTCCAAGCAGTTTTATGCCTACCCTCCCCGGCAATTTGTTCTTCTTGAAAGAACTGGCAGGACCTCTTAATCCCGAATGTAATTAG